A stretch of Lathyrus oleraceus cultivar Zhongwan6 chromosome 6, CAAS_Psat_ZW6_1.0, whole genome shotgun sequence DNA encodes these proteins:
- the LOC127095120 gene encoding secreted RxLR effector protein 161-like, with translation MSDLGKMRYFLGIEVQQLKNGIFISQKKYAWDVLKRFQMEECNAVLNPIVPGFKISKDENGVMVESTFYKQLVGSLIYLTSTRPDLLYAMSLISRYMSQPTELHLNAAKRVLRYVKGTTSFGILYQKGASNMLTAYNDSDYAECLEDRKSTSGYAFMISSGAVAWSSRKQPIVTLSTTEAEYVAAAACAYQAMWMKMVLKSLCCDNNECTTIFCDNSSTIKLSKNTVLHKKE, from the coding sequence ATGTCGGATTTAGGAAAGATGAGGTATTTCCTTGGTATTGAGGTGCAACAATTGAAAAATGGAATCTTCATTAGCCAAAAGAAGTATGCATGGGATGTACTTAAAAGATTTCAAATGGAAGAATGCAATGCTGTTTTAAATCCTATAGTTCCTGGTTTCAAAATTTCGAAAGATGAGAATGGAGTTATGGTTGAGAGCACTTTCTACAAACAGCTAGTTGGGAGCTTGATTTACTTAACATCAACTCGTCCAGATTTGTTGTATGCAATGAGCTTAATTAGTAGGTATATGTCTCAACCTACAGAACTTCATCTTAATGCTGCAAAAAGGGTGCTAAGGTACGTGAAGGGAACTACCAGCTTTGGCATTTTATATCAGAAAGGAGCAAGTAACATGTTGACTGCCTACAACGACAGTGATTATGCAGAATGTTTGGAGGATAGAAAGAGCACTTCAGGATATGCTTTCATGATCAGTTCAGGAGCAGTAGCTTGGTCTTCTAGAAAGCAACCAATTGTGACACTGTCAACGACGGAGGCTGAATACGTAGCAGCAGCGGCATGTGCTTATCAAGCGATGTGGATGAAGATGGTTCTTAAAAGCCTTTGCTGTGATAATAATGAGTGCACAACCATTTTTTGTGATAATAGTTCAACAATAAAATTATCCAAAAATACGGTTCTGCACAAAAAGGAGTAA